The DNA window CCGGCTGGCAGAGGCGCCGATCGCCTTGTCGGAAGTGCAGGGCTACGTATACATGGCCAAAAAGGCGTGGTCGGAACTGTTCCGCCTGCTGGGGGAGGCCGAGCGGTCGGAGCGGCTGAACCGCGAAGCGGAGCTTCTGCGGGAGCGGTTTGCCCGGGATTTTTGGATGGAGGATGAGCAGTTTGTCGCCCTGGCGCTGGACGGAGAAGGGCGGCAGGCGGGGACCGTCACCTCCAATCCCGGCCACTGCCTCATGACGGGCATTCTCACGCCCGAACAGGCGGAGCGGGTGGCCCGCCGCCTGGTGGAGCCCGATCTCTTTTCCGGCTGGGGCGTGAGAACGAAGAGCTCCACCTGCAAATCCTACGATCCGGACAGTTACCACAACGGTTCCGTCTGGCCCCATGATAACGCCATGATTCTTCTCGGATTGAAGCGGCTGGGCTTTTACCGGGAGGCGGAGCGGATCATCCGGGGGTTGATCGAAGCTTCCAGGTACTTCCGCCATCACCGGTTGCCGGAGCTTTTCTCCGGCCATGAGCGGGGAGAAGGGGGACCGCTTCCCTATCCGGTCGCTTGTTCGCCCCAGGCATGGGCTGCGGGAACCGCCTTCACCATCCTGCAGACGATTCTGGGAGTGGAGCCGGATCCCACCCGCAAGCGGATTCACCTCTCCCCCGATCTGCCGGAGGGGATGAACCGGTTGTCCGTCCGACGGCTCCGGCTGGGGCAGGGGGTGCTGGATCTCAATCTGGCGCGGATCGGTGACTCCACCCGCACCTGGGTCGAGATCAACACCACGGGTTGGGATGTGGTGATTCACCCCTGCTTGCGGTGAAATCCTCCCGTCTGCGGGCGGGGGGTTCACATACCCGGGACGGACGGGAGACGCATCCGGGAAGGGGGACGGCACCGCCTTCCCTGTGCTTCCCTCGTCCTGCCCGTCATTCATACCCCGAGGAGGGATGCAAAATGCTCAAACGTCGATGGATGACATTGATCAGCTTGGTTGTTGCCATCTCCTTTGTGTTGTCCGGCTGTGGCGGGGGGAGTGAAGGTTCCTCCGAGGACGGGGGGAAAGTGACGATCACCCTCGGCGGCGCTTTCTCCAGCCCGGCGGAGAAGAAGATCGTGCAGGAACAGGTGGCCGCCTTTGAAAAGGAAAACCCGAACATCAAGGTGAAGTTGCACTCGATTACCGGCGATTATCTCAGTGAAATGCAGACGCTGATCGCCGCCAAGGACGAACCGGACGTCTACTATCTGGACAGCATGCCCGCGCCCCAATTCATGAAGTTGGGCGTCCTGGAACCCCTGGACGAGTATATCAAGAAGAACAACGTCGACCTTTCGGCCTATGAGGAATCGTTGGTGAAAGCGTTTCAATGGGAAGGGAAAACCTACGGCATTCCGAAGGACTACAACACCCTCGTCCTCTTCTACAACAAGAAAATGTTTGAAGAAGCGGGCGTGAAACCGCCCAAAACCTGGGACGAACTGCGGGATGCGGCCAAGAAGTTCTCCAAAGGAAACAAAAAGGGCCTCGCTCTTCATCCCAGTCTGGACCGCTACCAGCCCTTCCTGGTCCAAAACGGGGGTCAAGTGTTGGACGATAAGGGGAATCCGACCCTGAACCATCCGGCCAATGTGGAGGCGCTGCAGTTCATCACCGACCTCTTCATCAAGGATAAGGTGGCGGATACCCCGTCTAACCTGGGCGTGGAGTGGAACGGGGACGCCTTCGCCGAGGAAAAGGTGGCCATGGTGTTTGAAGGGGGCTGGATGATTCCCTTCCTGAAGGAGAAGGCTCCGGACCTCGATTACGGCATGGTGGAACTGCCCGTGAAGGAGAAGGAAAACTCCAACCTGGCCTTCACCGTCGCCTACGTGATGTCCAAAAACTCCGAGCACAAGGAGGAAGCCTTCAAGCTGCTGCAGTTCCTCACCAGCGAGAAGGGGCAGCAGTACGTGGTGGAAGGCGGATTGGCCTTGCCCTCCCTGAAATCGATGGGTGAGAAGTTCATCGAGAAGTTTCCGGAACGGGAACCCTTCGTGAAGGCCGTCGCATATGCCGAGCCTTACCAATACGGCGAAAAAGGGAACGAGCTGGTGGACACCTTCAACAAAGCGGCGGAATCGGCCATTCTGAAGAAAAAGCCGGCCAAGGAAGCCCTGGAAGAAGCGCAAA is part of the Planifilum fimeticola genome and encodes:
- a CDS encoding ABC transporter substrate-binding protein, translating into MLKRRWMTLISLVVAISFVLSGCGGGSEGSSEDGGKVTITLGGAFSSPAEKKIVQEQVAAFEKENPNIKVKLHSITGDYLSEMQTLIAAKDEPDVYYLDSMPAPQFMKLGVLEPLDEYIKKNNVDLSAYEESLVKAFQWEGKTYGIPKDYNTLVLFYNKKMFEEAGVKPPKTWDELRDAAKKFSKGNKKGLALHPSLDRYQPFLVQNGGQVLDDKGNPTLNHPANVEALQFITDLFIKDKVADTPSNLGVEWNGDAFAEEKVAMVFEGGWMIPFLKEKAPDLDYGMVELPVKEKENSNLAFTVAYVMSKNSEHKEEAFKLLQFLTSEKGQQYVVEGGLALPSLKSMGEKFIEKFPEREPFVKAVAYAEPYQYGEKGNELVDTFNKAAESAILKKKPAKEALEEAQNKLK